The Agreia sp. COWG nucleotide sequence TCACTCAACCAGCATTTGTCTGCGCGTGTCCAGAACCCTTTGTGCCCTGTGGAGAACTCCGAGTCCCAAAGTGTTCGACGCAGTAGCGTTCCCCTATGCGATGGGACAACCTGTTCTCCGACCTGGAGAGCCAGCTCGAATATGGGCTGAATGCCGAGGAAGACGAGCTGGAAGCAGAGGAGGAACGGCTTCGTCTAGGCCGTCTTGGCCTACGGGACAGGCTCATCGCTCTCACGGCGGTGGCCGACCGTGGCGCCAACTTCTCTGTGTCGTTGCTGCTGGCCGGCGGGCTCGTGGTGTCGCTGCGTGTCACCACCATCGCGAAGGACTGGTTGGCCGGTGACCTCGACGCACCGGGCGCGCGACACAGCAGCGCAGTCATCCCGCTCTCCGCTATCCACGGCGTGTCGCTGACCAGGCGGCAGGTGAGGCACTCGCTGCAGCCGCGGGCGGTCGATGGTGCAGCGGGTTCACTCACCGACAGGCTCGGTCTCGCCTTTCTCCTGCGCGATCTCTGCCGCCGCCGCACCGCAGTCGAGGCGGTTCTACCCAGCGAGACACTCTTCGGCACGATCGATCGCGTCGGACGCGATCATTTCGACATGGCCGTCCACGAACCGACCACTCCTCGTCGTGAGAGTGACGTGCGGAGTTTCAGGATCGTTGCGTTCAACGCCGTCGCACTGATCCGCGTCTGACCGACGCCGTCACGTCGCTCCACGGTGACAGCGAGCGTCATGGCCGGATGATCCGCCCATCTACCAGCTCTGTCAGGGGCGTTATCTCGGACTGGTTCCAGAGCGACAACCGTCTGCTCTCCTCGTACATGGCCTCGATGTAGGACTCGAGGACGCGGCGTTCGATGCGCCAATGCCCGCTGGCGCCGACCTTGATGGCGGGCAGTTCGCCGGAGCGGACGAGCGAATAGACCTGGCGTGCCGACACGTTGAGGATCTCGGCGGTGTCGGCGAGGGTGAGGAATCGACCGAGGCGATCGGGTGTCGCTGAATCGTTCATGACCTCATTATGAAACTGAGAGCACGTCCGCGCAGTGCCTGTGGATAACTTTGCAGGCCGTCGCCGAAGATTTGGCACCATGTCGAATATGGACCGATCCGCCGACAGGCAACGCACCCATCGAAAGTTTTTCGTCGACCCCCGATTCGCCATCGGCATCGGCCTGGTGCTCGTGTCCGTGGTCGGTGTCACCTGGCTCGTGCGGACAGCCGACCAGACGACCGACGTCTATTCGGCCTCGTCCACGTTCTCGTCGGGGGAGCGCATCATGGCCGAGGACCTCGATGTGGTGCAGGTGCGCATCGGATCGGCGTCCGAGCACTATCTCGAGCCGGACGACCTGCCGGCTGAGGGCGTCTTGGCTGTGCGCCCGATCGGCGAGGGCGAGCTCATACCGAGAGACTCCATCGGAGCTGCCACTTCCGACGACGAGGCTCAGGTCGTGGTCACGGTTGCCGGGCCGGTGCCGAGCTCGGTGACCGAGGCATCCCGGGTCACGTTGTGGGCATCGGCGGCCGCACAGACCGGGCTCGCATTCGAGGCGCCGGTGGTTCTCGTGCCCGAGGCGCAGGTGGTGACGGTACTCGAGGCGAAGGGGATCGTCGCTGCGGGATCCGAGGTGCAGTTGGAACTGCGCGTACCGCGCGACTCGGTTGCAGCGGTTCTCGAGGCCACCGCCAACGGCGCGAAGCTGGCCATTGTTCCCGACGATCAGCCCGTCGGCTGAGAGCGACACGATGATGAGGATTGTCACGTGTCTCGACACGGCGGCCGATGACCGGCTCGTACAGGAACTCAGCGCCGAGGGTCACGACCTCGTGGCCCGCGTACAGACGGCGCACGAGTTGATCGACATCCTCCGCCAGCGACAGCTCGACGGAGTCGTGGTCTCTGCCTCGGGCAGACAGCTCACCCTCGAGGTGCTTGCAGAGGCCGACGAGGTCGGAATCCGCCTCGTCGCGGTGGCCGAGGACGACGCCGAGCGACGATATGCGCTCTCGCTGGGGCTCTATGAGGTGGTCGATTCGCACGCGCCGTGGCGCGAGGTGGAGCTGCAACTCCGTGGCGGCGTCGCGATCCCGCGCGAAGCCGCACCGGAGCGGGGAGCCGGGCGCGTGATCGCCGTCTGGGGCCCTGCGGGAGCGCCGGGGCGATCGACCGTCGCCATCCAGCTTGCTGCGGAACTCGCATTCCGAAGCAAGAGTGTGGTGCTGGTCGACGCGGACACCTACGGAGGAACCATCGCGCCGGCCCTGGGCATGCTCGACGAGTCACCCTCGTTCGCCGCCGCCTGCCGGCTCGCCTCCCACAACAGCCTTACGGTGCCTGAGCTCGAGCGCGTGGCATCGCGCTATACGTCACCACACGGGGCTTTCTGGATTCTCAGCGGAATCGGACGACCGTCACGCTGGCCCGAGCTCGGGGCCGATCGGGTCACGGCGACGATCGGTGTCTGCCGCGCCTGGACCGACTACATCGTGGTCGATACCGGTTTCAGTCTCGAGGCCGACGAGGAGATCTCGAGCGACCTCTTCGCTCCTCGGCGCAACGCCGCGACCCTCGCGGCCCTGCGACAGGCCGACCATGTCATCGCGGTGGGTTCAGCAGACCCGGTCGGGCTGTCGCGTCTTCTCCGCGCGCACGTCGATCTGCTCGAGGCGATCGAGACATCCGAGGTGACCATGGTGGTCAACCGCTTGCGGGCGAGCGCCGTCGGCAGCAATGCCCGGCACCAGGTGAGGCAGACTCTGCAGCGCTTCGGTGGGGTAGACGAGCCGATCTTCCTACCGCTCGACGTCGCCGGTGCCGACGCGGCCGTTCTCGCCGGCAAGACGATCATCGACGCAGCTCCGCGATCGGCGATTCGCGCGGGGATAGCCCAGCTGGTAGACGACCGGATCCTGGCGGCTGACGACGAGCCCCCGTCGCGGCGCGCGGCCAGAAAGGCGGCGAGACAGGGCAGGCCCACGCGCTCTCGGCAGACGCTGCTGCCCCGTCGCCTAGGCTAAGGAGCGTGTCGACGCTCAGTGATCTCGTACTTGCCCAGGGCCTCTCTTCAGAGGCCGACGTGGAGTGGCTGCACCTGCTCGTCAGCGACTGGCAGCTGCTTGCAGACCTGGCGTTCGCCGACATCGTGCTCTGGGTACCGACCGAAGACGATTCGTTCCTCGCTGTGGCGCATGCCAGGCCGTCGAGCTCGGCCACCCTTTTCTACCGCGACTTCGTGGGCCAGAAGATCAAACCGGAGTGGAACACCCAGGTCACCGAGGCCTTTCGCAACTCGGTGATCGTAGATACCGCCGCACCCGACTGGTACGAGGAGACTCCCACCAGGGTTCGCGCCGTGCCCGTGTTACGACGCCTCGCGCCGAACGACCGCCAGACCACGGATCGCCCGATCGCTGTCATCACCCGTCACACCAATCTGAGCGAGACGCGCACCCCGAGCCGGCAAGAGCTCACGTTCAACGAGTGCGCCAACGACCTGTTCGCGATGATCGGCACGGGGGACTTCCCCGACCTGGGCGCGCCGACGGGGCCGCGCCGCGGGGCGCCCCGCGCATCCGATGGCCTGATTCGCCTCGACACCGAGGGCATCGTCACCTTTGCGAGCCCGAACGGCCTCTCGGCGTTCAACCGCATGGGTTTTCCCGAAGAGCTCGAGGGCCAATCGCTCGCGGAGGTCACGACGACCCTCCTCGGAGGCAGGCTCGAGGTCGACGAGTCTCTGCCGCTCGTGGTCACCGGGCGGGCGCCGTGGCGCACGGACATCGAGGCCAAGGGCGTGACGGTGTCGCTTCGCGCCATTCCCCTGCGCCTACAGGGCACCCGTTTCGGGGCGATCGTGTTGTGCCGCGATGTGACCGAGCTGAGGCACACCGAGCGCGAGCTCATCACCAAGGACGCGACGATTCGCGAGATCCACCACCGGGTGAAGAACAATCTGCAGACCGTGGCGTCGCTGCTGCGCATCCAGGCGCGGCGCACGCACTCCGAAGACGCGAAGGACGCGCTGAGCCAGGCCATGCGCCGGGTCGCCGCAATCGCCGTGGTGCACGACACCCTGAGCGAGGGCCTCAACCAGCGGGTCGACTTCGACGAGGTGTTCGACCGGGTGCTGCTTCTGGTGGCCGAGGTCGCGTCGGCGCACAATACGACCGTGCACCCCAAGTCGAGCGGTAGCTTCGGCATCCTGCCGAGCGAATATGCCACCCCGCTCGCGCTCGCGCTCACGGAGCTCGTGACGAACGCCGTGGAACACGGGCTCGCGGGACAGGAGGGCCAGGTCGAGATCGTGGCCACCCGGTCGGAAGAGCACCTCACGGTCGAGGTGCGCGATAACGGAACCGGGCTGCCCGAGGGCAAGGTCGGTTCTGGCCTCGGCACTCAGATCGTTCGCACCCTCATTCAGGGCGAACTCGGCGGCACCATCGACTGGCACACCATGGTCGGTTCCGGCACGGTCGTGACCATCGAGATCCCGTTCCGCTGGCTCACCAAGTAGAGGCGCTTCGGCGGCTCGCACGCGTCGACAGACAAACGAACGCGAGCCGCTGATTCTCACCGGTCACGGGTAAGGATGACCAGTCGAGAATCCGCGGCTCGCGGATGCAGTGGGTGACGCTAGGAGGCGCGACGCGCGCGGGCGGCGCGACGCTTCAGGGCGCGACGCTCGTCTTCGCTGAGGCCACCCCAGACGCCCGAGTCCTGACCGGTCTCGAGGGCGTACTGCAGGCAGACCTCGGTGACCGTGCAGCGTGCGCAGACGGTCTTCGCCTTGTCGATCTGGTCGACGGCGGGGCCGGTGTTGCCGACCGGGAAGAACAGTTCGGGGTCTGCGGTGAGGCAGGCTGCTTTGTCGCGCCAATCCATGGGGGTGCTCCTTAAAGTGCGGAAGCTTCGGCTGCCCTACGGGTGTAGAAAAGTGGCATGGCCTAAGATTCGGGTGAAGGTCAGTGGCACAGGGAATGCTGCAGAAAGAAATCTGCATCCACCCACGTCACTGTGAGCAACATTGACCTCAAGTATGGTCGCATACTGGTAGTTGCAAATCAAGACATTTTTAGGGGTAACGGCTGTGAGGGAACCGCTGAATTCGAAGCCAAATCCCGGTGAACATGTGCCGACGGCCACGGTCCGACGGCCGATTCTGCTGCTCGCACTCGCGATCATCCTCGCTCTCGAGGCGCTGCTCTCGACGGGCGTGACGGTCTGGCTGGTCGTCGAGCTGCTTACCGCCCAAGCTTCGTCGTTCGACTCCGCCATCGGGGTTCTGCTGCTGTCTGCCGGCCTCTCGGTGGCGCTGTGGGCGATGGTCGCCGGTGTGCTGCGCCGGTCGTCGTGGGTGCGGGGAGCCGCCATCACCTGGCAGCTCATGCAGATCGCGGTGGCGGTCGGCTGTTTCCAGGGAATCTTCGCCGTTCCCTCGCTGGGCTGGGCCCTGCTGGTGCCTGCGGTCGTCGCCATCCTGCTTCTTATGAGCCCGCCCGTGGTCGCTGCGACCCGCCGCGTGTCCTGACCGTCCGCCGCAGAACCGCCCAGTCAGCCATCACCCTTCTCTTTCCTCTCCTTCGCGGATGAGGAAGAACTCGCGACTCGCCGGGCCTTGAGGCCTGAGTGCGCGGCGTGTCGACGAATTTTCCTCATCCGCGAAAGGTGAGGGGCGCGGAGCGGGCGGCG carries:
- a CDS encoding helix-turn-helix domain-containing protein encodes the protein MNDSATPDRLGRFLTLADTAEILNVSARQVYSLVRSGELPAIKVGASGHWRIERRVLESYIEAMYEESRRLSLWNQSEITPLTELVDGRIIRP
- a CDS encoding P-loop NTPase, which encodes MRIVTCLDTAADDRLVQELSAEGHDLVARVQTAHELIDILRQRQLDGVVVSASGRQLTLEVLAEADEVGIRLVAVAEDDAERRYALSLGLYEVVDSHAPWREVELQLRGGVAIPREAAPERGAGRVIAVWGPAGAPGRSTVAIQLAAELAFRSKSVVLVDADTYGGTIAPALGMLDESPSFAAACRLASHNSLTVPELERVASRYTSPHGAFWILSGIGRPSRWPELGADRVTATIGVCRAWTDYIVVDTGFSLEADEEISSDLFAPRRNAATLAALRQADHVIAVGSADPVGLSRLLRAHVDLLEAIETSEVTMVVNRLRASAVGSNARHQVRQTLQRFGGVDEPIFLPLDVAGADAAVLAGKTIIDAAPRSAIRAGIAQLVDDRILAADDEPPSRRAARKAARQGRPTRSRQTLLPRRLG
- a CDS encoding sensor histidine kinase — translated: MSTLSDLVLAQGLSSEADVEWLHLLVSDWQLLADLAFADIVLWVPTEDDSFLAVAHARPSSSATLFYRDFVGQKIKPEWNTQVTEAFRNSVIVDTAAPDWYEETPTRVRAVPVLRRLAPNDRQTTDRPIAVITRHTNLSETRTPSRQELTFNECANDLFAMIGTGDFPDLGAPTGPRRGAPRASDGLIRLDTEGIVTFASPNGLSAFNRMGFPEELEGQSLAEVTTTLLGGRLEVDESLPLVVTGRAPWRTDIEAKGVTVSLRAIPLRLQGTRFGAIVLCRDVTELRHTERELITKDATIREIHHRVKNNLQTVASLLRIQARRTHSEDAKDALSQAMRRVAAIAVVHDTLSEGLNQRVDFDEVFDRVLLLVAEVASAHNTTVHPKSSGSFGILPSEYATPLALALTELVTNAVEHGLAGQEGQVEIVATRSEEHLTVEVRDNGTGLPEGKVGSGLGTQIVRTLIQGELGGTIDWHTMVGSGTVVTIEIPFRWLTK
- a CDS encoding WhiB family transcriptional regulator, which encodes MDWRDKAACLTADPELFFPVGNTGPAVDQIDKAKTVCARCTVTEVCLQYALETGQDSGVWGGLSEDERRALKRRAARARRAS